The following coding sequences lie in one Lolium perenne isolate Kyuss_39 chromosome 2, Kyuss_2.0, whole genome shotgun sequence genomic window:
- the LOC127335940 gene encoding uncharacterized protein translates to MADEATAAATATTATIGEEAPAAVAAPAVEAAPELAEAELPPGPPTKKAQAHHTPEHRKLESKKMADPRSTLDQRKRETAATEERQRAAEQLLQLKTEAKSTVLQEQQAQAMLFYGHPALGQHMIIPATGAASVGSSASSVTRPLPPRSTAPPTAPSGHEMGAHGRHAYQSRDGSPEVGESMTGPSPSSIDLNRAPANSKGPKNLGAAATSGARNLFDDLSAARVIRLQRIDNFLCSMPHY, encoded by the coding sequence atggccgacgaagcgactgccgccgccaccgccaccaccgccaccatcggagaGGAGGCACCCGCGGCCGTTGCCGCTCCTGCCGTGGAGGCGGCTCCTGAACTGGCGGAGGCCGAGCTCCCCCCCGGGCCGCCGACGAAGAAGGCGCAGGCCCACCACACCCCCGAGCACAGGAAGCTCGAGAGCAAGAAGATGGCCGACCCCCGCAGTACGCTCGACCAACGGAAGAGGGAAACCGCTGCCAcggaggagcggcagcgggcggcggaGCAGCTTCTCCAACTCAAGACGGAGGCGAAGAGCACTGTCCTTCAAGAGCAGCAGGCGCAGGCCATGCTCTTTTACGGCCACCCAGCGCTCGGCCAGCACATGATCATCCCCGCCACCGGCGCGGCCTCGGTGGGgagctcggcctcctccgtgacccggccccttcctccaaggtcaaCTGCCCCACCGACTGCCCCGTCTGGGCACGAAATGGGGGCGCATGGGCGGCACGCGTACCAgtcacgggatgggtcaccggaggtgggcgagtccatgacggggccgtcaccttcgtccattgacctgaaccgtgcgccggcgaactccaaaggCCCCAAGAACCTGGGAGCAGCTGCGACGTCCGGTGCACGCAACCTGTTCGACGATCTGTCGGCCGcgcgcgtgatacgtctccaacgtatcgataatttcttatgttccatgccacattattga
- the LOC127335941 gene encoding eIF-2-alpha kinase GCN2, whose amino-acid sequence MAPDSPPQPVLSGRNLRARIFSISADEQFSLLSEMQGLTGDRAGILIEQPASAAIAQPGDLILSILYEGRIHMAYVSMVDVGGGAGSEDGGSSSSTDPSEDEDDGVSSSTDSIEDGEQGSTEARDEEGKKQSVQSSTVSFSSNLAMESEDKELKERNRHLHIRVWPQYCVLVFFDGECWKVTKQQPMQWLQTDQMEEINQRIMTENERVELDWTKNLAFVDLSKQMSVLGFVGLLECSEAVDNFIRRDLSPDIMNYNINDVIGDGATCTVYGVSTRYAIKKMELTEDFDDKDAIINREPREVIILSSFRHTAVVSFFQAWAANGKYISGLSGSSQDNWDDEDSEPNVDLEDERERIYVAVQMEYCGRTLLEFLDPEYHEVDVEEAWVIFRDITKGVQRIHRSGVIHRDLKPQNIFFGYADSRAIKIGDFGHACWAKQYANGEVGTPNRGTTIYCAPELNEETCVTEKADIYSLGIIFVELFHHFKGGYERVEVFTKLRNGEYPNSPDWYGDLTLLKQLVGPPPSQRLSTDEILEYISNRTNVVAGQEVQ is encoded by the exons ATGGCGCCGGATTCTCCGCCGCAGCCGGTCTTGTCCGGCCGCAATTTGAGGGCTCGTATCTTCTCCATCTCCGCCGACGAGCAATTCAGTTTGCTATCCGAAATGCAGGGGCTCACGGGCGACCGGGCCGGGATTCTGATCGAGCAACCAGCGTCTGCCGCCATTGCGCAACCTGGTGACCTCATCCTGAGCATCCTATATGAGGGAAGGATTCACATGGCATATGTATCCATGGTGGATGTTGGTGGGGGGGCTGGGTCGGAGGACgggggcagcagcagcagcacggaTCCTTCTGAGGACGAGGATGATGGGGTTAGCAGCAGCACGGATTCTATTGAGGATGGGGAGCAAGGCAGCACGGAGGCAAGGGATGAggaagggaagaagcagtcggtTCAGAGTTCAACAGTTTCTTTTAG TTCCAATTTGGCAATGGAGTCTGAGGACAAAGAGTTAAAAGAAAGGAACCGCCATTTGCACATTAGAGTATGGCCACAGTATTGTGTCCTTGTATTTTTTG ATGGCGAATGCTGGAAAGTAACGAAGCAGCAGCCTATGCAATGGCTACAAACAGACCAAATGGAGGAAATTAATCAGAGAATCATGACTGAAAACGAAAGAGTTGAGCTTGACTGGACTAAGAACCTG GCTTTTGTTGATTTGTCAAAGCAGATGTCTGTGCTCGGTTTTGTAGGATTGTTG GAATGCTCTGAAGCTGTTGACAATTTCATCCGTAGAGATCTCAGTCCCGATATAATGAACTATAACATCAACGACGTGATAG GTGATGGTGCGACATGCACAGTGTATGGTGTTAGCACTCGGTATGCAATAAAGAAGATGGAATTAACTGAAGATTTTGATGACAAGGATGCAATTATAAACAGAGAGCCAAG GGAGGTTATTATACTATCAAGTTTTAGACACACGGCTGTTGTTAGCTTTTTCCAG GCTTGGGCAGCAAATGGAAAGTACATAAGCGGCCTTTCTGGTAGCAGCCAAGACAATTGGGATGATGAAGATTCAGAACCTAATGTTGATTTGGAGGATGAAAGAGAACGGATATATGTGGCTGTCCAAATGGAGTACTGTGGCAG GACACTCCTTGAATTTCTAGATCCTGAATATCATGAAGTAGATGTCGAAGAAGCATGGGTCATTTTCAGAGATATCACCAAAGGGGTCCAACGTATCCACAGAAGTGGTGTTATACACAGGGATTTGAAACCACAAAATATATTCTTCGGATATGCTGATTCGAGAGCAATAAAAATTGGGGATTTTGGTCATGCATGTTGGGCAAAACAATATGCTAATGGTGAAGTTGGAACCCCCAACCGGGGAACAACTATATATTGTGCTCCTGAACTAAACGAGGAAACATGTGTAACTGAAAAA GCTGATATTTACAGCCTTGGTATTATATTCGTGGAGCTATTTCACCATTTCAAGGGTGGCTATGAGAGAGTGGAGGTTTTCACGAAATTGAGAAATGGTGAATACCCAAATTCACCTGATTGGTATGGCGATCTTACGTTGTTGAAGCAGCTGGTTGGGCCTCCTCCTTCGCAGAGACTATCCACCGATGAAATATTG GAGTACATTTCCAACCGCACCAACGTGGTGGCTGGTCAAGAGGTGCAGTGA